The sequence below is a genomic window from Sulfitobacter indolifex.
CCCGCCAGAAGGTCTTGTCTTCATAGGTCGGATAATCCGCCACCAGATCACGCCGGTTGGAATAAAGCGGCTCGCGGTGTTTTGGCACCGGATCGGGGAAGGTCCAGACCACACAGCGGGCCTTGGCGTTGCCGAAGGGGGCGCAGCCATGCTCGATCGCGACCCGCTGGATGCCGCCCGAAAGGTCGGTCTTCCAGTTGATGCCGCCGACTTGGGCTACGTAATCCGATTCCATCTCGCCCTGCTGCGAGGTTTCACCGACCTCTTCTTGGCCGTCATCCGCATTCTCAGGCTTCTCATAGCCTGCGACCGCCTCGATGATAGCGCGCTCTTCCGCCGTCAGATCGCTGTCCCAACCCAAATCCGTCAGCATTTGCATCGTGAACTCAGGATAGCCGTCTTTGATCTCGGAGCCTTTGGAATAGACGCCCTCGGCGAGCAAGTTCTCACCATCACGCTCAACCCCGAAACGAGCACGGAAAGTCAGGCCGCCTTCGGCTACCGGCAACGACATGTCGTATAGGTTCGCCGTGCCGGGGTGGTTCATCTCGGGCGTGCCCCAGCAGGGCCACGGCAGGCCATATGTATCGCCATCTGCTGGGCCGCCATTGGCGCGCAGGGTGGTTTTGTCGAAAGTATGCTGGTTCTGCATGTGCATTTTCATCCGCTCGGGCGACTGCCCAGTATAGCCGATGGTCCACATGCCTTTGTTGAACTCGCGTGTCAGGTCTTCGATCAGCGGCTCTTCACCGTTCACCTCAATATTGCGGAACATGCGATCTTCAAAGCCGAACTTCTTGGCGAACTTATAAAGGATCGTGTGGTCCGGCAGGCTTTCAAACAGCGGCTCGACAACCTTTTCGCGCCACTGGAGCGACCGGTTCGAGGCGGTGACAGAGCCGGAGGTCTCGAACTGCGTACAGGCCGGCAGCAGATAGGTGTTGTCTGTCCGGTCATGCAGAACGGCGGAAACGGTGGGATAAGGATCAACCACGACCAACAGGTCGAGCTTTTCCATCGCCGTCTTCATTTCCTTTTGACGTGTCTGCGAGTTCGGTGCGTGGCCCCAAAGCACCATCGCCTTGGTGTTGTCGGGCTGCTCAAGGTTCTCGCGTGCTTCCAGCACGCCATCAATCCAACGCGACACCGGAATGCCGGTAAGGTTGATCATCTTCTGCTCTTCCCCCGCGCCATCGGTCCACGAGGCGAAACGGCTCTGGATCCATTCCAGATCCTCACCCCAGACCCGTGCCCAATGCGCCCATGACCCGTCGGACAGGCCATAGTAGCCCGGCAGCGTATCAGCGAGAACGCCAAGATCGGTCGCGCCTTGCACGTTGTCGTGGCCGCGGAAGATGTTGGTGCCGCCACCGGCGGTGCCCATGTTCCCCAAGGCCAGCTGCAAGATGCAGTAAGCACGGGTGTTGTTGTTGCCGTTGGTGTGCTGCGTGCCGCCCATGCACCAGATCACGGTGCCGGGGCGGTGGTTGGCCAGCGTACGCGCGACGCGCTGAAGCTGTTCGCCCGGCACGCCGGTGACGCGCTCAACTTCGTCAGGTGTCCAATTGGCGACTTCCTTGCGGATCTCATCCATGCCCCAAACACGGGTGCGGATGAACTCCTTGTCCTCCCAACCATTCTCGAAGATGTGGTAGAGGATGCCCCAAACCAGCGCCACGTCCGACCCCGGACGGAAGCGTACATATTCGTCGGCATGGGCCGCGGTGCGCGTGAAGCGTGGGTCGCAGACGATCAGCGGCGCGTTGTTTTCTTCCTTGGCCTTCAACACGTGCTGTAATGAGACCGGATGCGCCTCGGCGGGGTTGCCACCGATGATGAAGATCGCCTTGGACTTGTGGATGTCGTTGTAGCTGTTGGTCATGGCGCCGTAGCCCCATGTGTTCGCCACGCCCGCCACGGTGGTGGAGTGACAAATCCGCGCCTGGTGATCGACGTTGTTGGTGCCCCAATAGGCGGCGAACTTGCGGAACAGATAGGCCTGTTCGTTGGAGTGTTTCGCCGAGCCAAGCCAGTAGACTGAATCCGGGCCGCTGGTGTCACGGATGGTGGTCATCTGGTCGCCGATCTCGTTGACCGCCTGCTCCCAGGAAATCCGCTGCCATTCGCCACCGACTTTCTTCATCGGGTATTTCAGTCGGCGCTCACCATGGGCGTGTTCACGCACCGACGCCCCTTTGGCGCAATGGGCACCAAGGTTGAAGGGGCTGTCCCAGCCGGGTTCCTGCCCCAGCCAAACACCGTCCGACACTTCGGCAATGACCGTACAGCCGACCGAGCAATGGGTGCAAACGGATTTCTTGACTTCCATCTTGCCGCTGACGGCTGCCGTGGCGGCTGATGCCTGCTGCACGCTGCCTGCGGTCGCGGCGATGGCGCTCAGCCCACCGATGGCGAGGCCTGAGCCGCGCAGAAACGCGCGCCGGTCCATACCGCTGCGTGCCACATCGGACATGATGCCTGTCTGCTGCGCAGACCGCGCGACCCCATTGGTCTTTTTCCTCAACATATCTTCACTCCCTGTGCGCGGGCTGGTTCCCGCCTGAGGTGGCTATTAAACGGCGGGCGTTTCCCGCCCTGCCAAATTTAAGAGGCAGCGCCTCTTGGTATCTGATTAGAACCGAGCAGCGGCGTAGTAGGCGCGCGTGTGTTCGGTGTCTTGGATGCGATCCGACGACAGGTCGGGGGCTTGGGCCGCTTGAGCCTCTGTCCCGGTGGTGGCCACGGCAACGGCGGCCAATGGGGCGGCGGTGCCGGCGAACTTCAGGAAATCGCGCCGGTCTTTGCGAACGGGTGCATTGGTGGAACCCTCTGGCTTGCGTGTCATGTTGTCTCTCCTGTTACGTCTTTTGTTCAAGGGCGGGGCGCCCCAGCTGTCTCGTTATGTCTTAATTGTCTTTGCTCAGGCGAAACGCCTCAGCTTCGATCTGCATAAAGGCGCGGCCTATTTTGCCCACAGGGGCGTAGAAAACCGAATTCTTAGCCCCTTCGAGGTCTGCAAAGAAATGCCCGGCCCATGGGGCGACATGCCTATTAAAGAATGTCTTTTGCTGGGTCAGCATCGCCGGTGCCGAAAAACGGCCCGCGATCATCGCGCCCATCATTTCCATGAGCGAGGCGATGTTGTCCTCAGGCTCAAACACATTTGGCGCCCGCTCAAGCCCGCGTGCCACCATGTCTTGGCGCAGGGCAGCAAGCGGTTTTTCGTTCAGGAACCCGGTGAGGTAAAAACTTGCATAGGGCAGCAATTCGCCCCGGCCCAGTCCGATAAAGAGCCGGTTGAATTCGCTCTCTGCTCCGGACGGTCTGGTCTTGGACGCCAGCTTTGACAAAGTCGCAAACCCCTGCCCCAAGTCAGATTCATCACCGCTCAATGCCGCACATTGATCAAGCAGCATCTGATCGGGTGGACCGGAAAGAATAAGCCCCATGAAGTTATAAAGGTCCGCGCGCATGCGGTCCTCTTCGGGCAGGGGTGTCGCGGCCAGTTGGTTCATGCGCTGCTACCTTCCATGTCGGCGGCCGGATCGCCGGCGAATTGAAAACGCATCCGACGGTGGGTCGGTGCGGATTGCTCGGCCTCTTCTTCTACTGGCGCGGTGTACACCTGAGAAGGCGCACGCTCTGCCAATGCGGTTTCGGTGCGCCGAGGCGCTGGCACAACGACATCATGGGTCGGTGCCAATTCGGGCGCGTTTTCCTCAGCCACTTCGGGCGTATCTCCTTCGGCGGTCAGGACCTCTTCGATCTTTGCCACCATGCCGCGGCCCACTTGATAGATCGTGTTCACAGGCTTTCCGGCGGTCGCGGCAGCTGTGTAATCGTCGTCGTAATCATTCAAGCCGTCAAGACAGGCGAGCACCGGATTGGTCCGCCAGAAGCTGCGCAGCGCGCGGGTTTTGAGGCGTTGCGGCAACTGCGCCTTGAGAAAAGCGCGGAGCTGTTCGCCGCTGACCAGTTCTTCGGGTGCGGGCAGATCAAACTCGGCCAGCAAGTCATCATCGCTCCGTTCGGCCAGTGTTGCCTCTTCGGCCTCGGCCACGCGGGCCTCTTGGACGCGCACTTCGGCTTCAGCCTCTGCTGCCACTGCGGCGCGGCGTTTTTGCCAAAAGCTGCTCATGCCAGACGTTTTCGTTTCAACGTCGGCGAGGCGTAGATGTCTGCGGGCTTCTCAATGCGTGGGTCGCCGATGCCGTCTTGCTGGCGGTCCGTCCGCAGGCGATCACGCCGCCGCTTCACGAACTCTTCTTCTTGGTGGAACTCTTCGACAAACTCTTGCACCCAGGCCAGCAAACCGGGCGTCATCGCGATTTTCTCAACCACTTCTTCGGCGCTGTCGCAATAATCCTGCGCCTCATAAGGAGAGGCGGTGACCAGCGCCAATTTGAAAGGCCGCTCGGTCGCACCGGGAATGGGGCGCATCACCACATAGACGCAGGGCACGTCGGCCCCCAGCCCGTGAACATAGGCTTCCGTTTCGGCACCGTGTAATTCAATCTGAAGCGTGGCGGCGTGGTACTCCACGATATCGCCCTCGCGGCGCAGCTCACGCCACTCCGCATCCCCGGCACCGGGCAGCACAGCGGTCGCTTTCCAGCTCCACTTGGCCCACCGGGTCACACCCGGCGCGCGCTGCAGTACGATACCCAAGGGCATCGTCCGATACATTTTCGGGTTGTGAATCAACTGGCTCCTCCGTTGCTATGACCTTCACCTCAAACCCCCACTGGGGGGAAGCATAAATCCGCGTGATGTCGCTAAAAACCCGACTTTCCAGACAAGATGACCCGCGACCCCGTACCGTCAATGACGCTTCGGACGTTTTGTCTAACTTGAGTATTTTGCTAGGAATATCAGAATTTTTCACATTTCGAATCACCATACCAACCCTGACGCTTAAACGGCGGTGTTGGGTTGGTGGACGATGGCTCTCGCCTTTCTGTTTCCGGTTGTGGGCGGTGCTAAATCCCGTCTAGCTTGGGGTCTCAACTGCGCCCAAGAGGGCGGCGGTTTGGCGCGCGTAACAAGGAAAAATTCATGGCCAAGACATTGATAACATGCGATTGCGCAGGGTCGCAGCGTATCGATTCTGATGCGCTGGCCGAGAGCACCGGTTTGACCGTCGCACCGCCCTGTTCGGCCCTTTGTACCACCCAGATCGACCGCGCGGCCAAGGCACTGACCACTGGCGATGCGATTTTATGCTGCACCCAAGAGGAGCGCATATTTACCGAGTTGGCGGAGGAATTGGAACTACCCCCTGCCCCCCTCCTCGACCTGCGCGACCGGGCCGGATGGTCCGATGACCCCCGCGATAAAATGCCCAAAATGTCCGCCCTAGCGGCAGAGGCGCTTTTGGACGCCCCGGCAGAAAAAACCATCGACGTCGCCTCCGAAGGGTTGTGTTTGATCCTTGGGCGTGGACCGGCAGCACTTGAGGCGGCGGCGCAACTCAAGGACCACCTCAGCGTCACGCTGCTGATGGACGACGCGGTCACGCAGGCCGAGGACAATCTGCCCGAAGTCCGCGACTTTGATCTCATCTCCGGCAAGCTGCGTCGCGCCAAAGGAGCACTTGGCCAGTTCGAAGTCGTGATCGACGCGTTGCGGCAGGTTGACCCGCGGGGCCGTGGCCCGCTGACCTGGACCGAGCCGCGCGACGGGGCGAAAAGTCAGTGTGACGTGATCATCGACCTGCGGGGCGACACACCTCTGTTCCCGGCCCATGAAAAGCGCGAAGGCTATCTGCGCGCTGATCCGGCGCATCCGCCCGCTGTCGCCGCCGCCGTGTTGGCCGCGTCGCATGTGGTGGGCACCTTCGAGCAGCCGCTTTATGTGCGCACCGAACCCCTTCTTTGTGCGCACAGTCGGGCAGGACAAACCGGCTGTACTGCCTGCCTTGATCTATGCCCCACAGGTGCGATTGTACCGGACGGTGATCATGTGACCGTTGACCCGATGATCTGCGCGGGCTGCGGTGCGTGTTCATCGGCCTGCCCGTCCGGTGCGATCAGCTATGACGCGCCGCCTGTCGATTTCACCATGCGCCGGGTGCAGACCCTTGCCCGCGCCTATCTTGAGGCCGGAGTCGATGCGCCCCGCCTGTTGGTGCATGACGACCACGGCGCCGAGATGATCCGCCTTGCTGCGCGTCACGGGCGCGGCTTGCCTGCCGATGTGATCCCGATGCACCTGCCCGCACTCGCGGCCTTCGGCCATGCCGAGGCTTTGGCCGCGCTGGCCGCTGGTTTTGCCCATGTCTCACTTCTGTTTGGCCCCAAAGCCGACCGCGATGCGATTGAAACCCAGACTGCTCTTGCGCGCGCCATTGCGGGCGAGGCCCGTATGACGCTCATCGACACGCCTGATCCTGAGGCGCTGACAGACCTGCTCTATGACGGCACCGCCCCTGCCCCCGTCACCCAGCCGGTGCGTCCTATGGGCAGTCGGCGGCAGATCGCTCGGCAAGCGGCCCGCGCATTGCAACCCGACGCGCAGGTGCTTCCCCTGCCCCAAGGTGCGCCCTATGGCGCGGTTTTGGTGGATAAGGACGCCTGCACGCTGTGTCTGTCTTGTGTCTCGCTCTGCCCGTCGGGTGCGCTTGGCGACAACCCGGACCTGCCTCAGCTGCGCTTTCAGGAGGACGCTTGCCTGCAATGCGGTCTCTGCGAGCATATCTGCCCTGAAGACGCGATCACCCTCGCGCCGCAGCTTGATCTGACCGATGCGGCACTAAGCCAGCGGATCCTAAACGAAGAAGAACCTTTTCCCTGCGTCGAATGTGGCAGCTTGTTCGGCGTGAAATCCACCGTAGAGAAAATCACCGACAAGCTGCGCAGTCATTCTATGTTCGCAGATGAATCCAAACTGCGGATGATCCAGATGTGCGATGACTGCCGGATCAATGCGCAGTATCACAGCACCAACAACCCGATGACAGGCAACGAACGCCCCCGCCCTCGCACCACCGACGATTACCTCTCCAAACGGCGCGACCACTAGGCCGCCTTTTCAGAATAGGAGCACCCCCATGAGCGAAGACTTCAACATGTCGATGCGCAAGTTTCTCAAACAGGTCGGCGTGACCTCGCAGCAGGCCATCGAAAAGGCCATGCGCGACGGTGACACTGCCGGTAAGACATTCGCGGTTAAGGCTGTGATTTCAATCCCCGAACTGGGGCTGGAGCATGAGATCGACGGCACCATTGCCGGCGCGGATAAGGGCGAGGCATAAGCGACGTGACAGCCAGCAGAGAAGCGGTTCTAACCGCGCTTAAAACCGTGACCGATCCGGCCACGGGCACCGATATTGTGGCCAGCGGCGTGATGCGCGCGTTGAATGTGGACGACGCGGGCGCGGTGCGTTTTGTCATGGAAATCCCGCCCGCGCAGGCCAAAGCCTATGAGGAAGCCAAAGCACTGGCCGAAGCGGCATTGGCGCAGGTCGATGGCGTGAGCAAAGTCTCCATCGTATTGACCGGGCACAGCGAGAAGGCCCCGCCGCCCGACCTCAAACCGCAACGCGCCGCCGAACCCTCAGGCCCGCAGAAGATCCCCGGTGTTGACCGGATCATCGCCATCGCTTCAGGCAAGGGCGGCGTCGGTAAATCCACCGTATCGGCAAACCTCGCCTGCGCGCTCGCCGCTCAAGGCCGCCGCGTTGGGCTGCTGGATGCCGATGTCTACGGACCCAGCCAGCCGCGCATGCTCGGTGTCTCGGGCCGTCCCGCCTCCCCCGACGGCAAGACCATCCTGCCGATGCGCAACCATGGCGTTACCATGATGTCGATTGGCTTGATGACCAACGAAGACCAAGCCGTCGTCTGGCGTGGTCCGATGCTGATGGGCGCGTTGCAGCAGATGATGACCCAGGTGCAATGGGGTGCGCTTGACGTGCTGATCGTTGACCTGCCACCGGGCACCGGCGACGTGCAGATGACCCTGGCGCAAAAGGCCCATGTGGACGGGGCGGTTATCGTCTCTACACCGCAGGATGTGGCTCTAATCGACGCCCGCAAGGGGATCGACATGTTTAACCAACTTAAGGTGCCGATCCTTGGGATGATCGAAAATATGTCGACGCACATCTGCACCAACTGTGGCCACGAAGAGCATGTCTTTGGCCACGGCGGTGTCGCGTCTGAGGCTGAAAAGTGGGGTGTGCCCTTGCTTGCCGAAGTGCCGCTTGATCTGCAGATCCGTCTCGCCTCCGATGGCGGTGCGCCGATCACGGTCAGCCAGCCTGACAGCAAACAGGCCGCGGCCTTCCACGCGATTGCGAAACAGCTGATCGACGCCGGCGCAGCATGAGCGAAGGGCTTTCATTCCCTCCTCTGATGTCGGGCGAGGCCGTGTCCGATGACGCCCTCCGCGTCGCCTGCACGCGCGCCGCACGTGGCTGTGATGCAGGTCTCATCACGTACCGGCTGGACGGGGCCGAGATGCAGGGCGCATTGGTCTTTGCGCCCGAAGTACCACTGGCGCAGGCGGTGGCCATGCTCCCGCTCTGCGGGGTCGGATTTCAGAACGCCCTCGGCGCACTGTCCCCGCCCGAAGTGGCTGTGCAATTGGAGTGGGACGGGGGCATTCGCCTGAATGGTGCCTCTTGCGGTGCCTTCCGCATGGTCGCATCAACCACCGATCCCGACGCCATCCCCGACTGGCTGGTCGTGGGCTTTACTCTACCGCTCTACCCGGCCGAAGACCCTGACATGGCGGAAACTGGCCATAACCCGGACCAGACGGCACTCTTTGCCGAGGGCTGCGCCGATGTGCATCCCCCTGCCCTCATTGAATCCTGGGCCCGGCATACGCTGCATTGGATCAACCGATGGGAAGACCTTGGCCCGCCGGGTCTGCACGGCGAATGGCGCGGGTTGGTTTTCGGAATTGACGGCGATGTGACGGTGCGCGGTCAAAGCGGTACATTCATCGGTGTTGATGAGAATTTTGGTATGCTACTGCGCAGCGATACAAACACGCAGCTAATCCCGCTTACCACCTTATTGGAGCCTGCCCCATGACCTTGAAACTCGCCCGCGCGATCCATTTCGACGAAAGCGACCGGAATGTTTTTGCCTCGCCTGCGCGAACTGGCGAATGGTGTATCTCTGGCGGGTTCGAGTTTTCAGACTGGACCGAAGGAGATCTGACCGGCAAGGCACGTCAGGCGTTTGCAAACGGATGGCTGGGTTTGGAAACCTTTGGTCGGGTCACATTCGTGGCCGTCACCCAGATCGAAGATGCCGAAATCACCACGCTCACGGACATGCTGGCACAGCATTTCGTTACCTACTACGGCGCACCTTCTGTTGAGGCCGCGCGTCCGGTTGCTGCGGAAGAACTCGCCCAGATGATTGAGCTATGCGCCGATCACGCGCCAAACTGCCTACTGACAGTGGCGCGCGAATTAACAGATGCAGGTGTGCGCGAAAGCTTTCGTATGATCCAACCGCAAGATGCCGGGCTCGAGCAATTTGCAATCCATGGCGACCTGCCCGAATAGACCATCCGCGCCCAGTTTAGGGCGAGGATGGTCTCTAACACAGGCTATTCAGCCGGTTTGGCATTGAAGACAAACAGCGTTTCGCCGTTGATTTTGTAGTCATTGATCAAGGATTTCGCACGGTCGGAAACAAGCCATTCCTCCAACCGCAGTGCCAAGTCATTTTTCACATGATCGTGCAGCTCAGCGTTCACTGGCAGATAGGCGTATTGATTAAACAGCACCGGATCGCCTGCATAGAGCAATGCCAGCTCTCCTTTATTGCCAAAGTTCAGCCAGCTTGCGCGGTCCGACATGACATAGGCGGGCATCCCCGATGCGGTATTCAGCGCCGCCCCCATGCCTGCACCAACGGCATTATACCAATCGCCGAAAGTCGCCGGGTCTAACCCCGCTTCGGCCCAGAGTGACAGTTCCTTTTTATGCGTGCCACTATCGTCTCCCCGGCTTACGAAATTCGCCTCGGTCTCAGCGATCGCGGTCAGCGCACCAGCAGCAGCATCAGACGTGGCAATTCCCGCAGGGTCTTCTTTCGGGCCAATAAAGACGAAATCATTGTACATGATCTCGGTCCGGTGGCTGCCAAACCCGCCTTCAACGAAAGCCTCTTCGGCGCTGCGCGAATGCACAAGTATCGCATCAACGTCGCCCGCCTCTCCAAGTTTGATTGCCTGTCCAGTGCCCACGACCAGCAGCTGCACATCAATATCAAGATCCGCCGCGATCTCGGGCAAAAGCACATCGGCAAGACCAGAGTTGTTGAAGGAGGTGGTGACCGCCATTTTCATCACGTCTGCTGCCTGCGCGGCACTGCCTAGGGCCAGCGCCGAAATTGCGCCTATGAACCAATGTTTCATTCTACGATATCTCCTCTTAAAAATGCCTGAGCCTCTTCGGTCTCAGGTTGGTTAAAAAACGTATCTGCGCGCCCGGCCTCATGAATTCGCCCGCCGACCAGAAACAAAACGTCGTCAGCCAAACGCCGCGCTTGTCCAAGGTCATGGGTCGACAGGATCAGCCGGGTGCCGTCTGCCTTGGCAGTTTGCAAAATCATCTCGATTTCTCGCGTGGCACGACCGTCTAAAGCGGCGCAGGGTTCATCAAGAAACAGTAGCTTTGGTTTGCATATCAAGGCCCGGGCGAGTGCCAGCTTCTGCTGCTCGCCGCCCGACAGCACAGGCGCGGCACGGCCCAAAAGCGGCTCTAATCCTACACGTACAGCCCATTCACGTGCCGCCTTTCGCGCCTTGTCTTTAGGAGCTCCGCGTAGACGCAAAGGGTAAATTAGATTCTCTAAGACCGTCCGCCGCAGCATTATCGGGCGCTGAAAGACGAACCCTTGATGATGCCGTGCCTCTTCGGTTGTGCAGGCCCAGTCAATCTGCCCAGCCGACAGCCGTGCGGTGCCGTGTAGAAGCTGTAGCAGTGTCGTTTTTCCTGCGCCGTTGGGCCCGATGACCACCGTGGCCCCCTGCCCTCCAAGGGTGAGATCGATGGGCCCGACCAACCGTTGCCCGCGCCGACGGCTTTCAATCGCAATCGCATGCATGGGAAAAAGCTGTGTCACCAACTCCCCTCCCGTTCGGTCCGACCCAACCAGTGGATCGCGAGATTTACGGCCACCGCAAGCCCGATCAGCACAAAGCCAAGTGCAAGGGCCAAGGCAAATTCACCCTTACCCGTCTCGAGCGCAATCGCTGTGGTCAGCACCCGCGTGGCGTGATCGATGTTCCCACCGACGATCATGATCGCCCCCACCTCGCCGATGGCACGGCCAAAGCCAGCCAAGGCCGCAGTCAGCAATGCGCGGCGCGAGTCCCACAATAGGGTCCGTATTTTCTGCGTTTGGGTGACATTCATCGAGATCAAGAGGTCATGGTATTCTTGCCAAAGTTCGCGGATCGACTGATGTGCAATCGAGGCGATGAGGGGCACAATGATGATAACCTGCGCGATAATCATCGCGGATGGCGTGAACAAAAGGCCCAGCACGCCAAGCGGCCCCGAGCGTGAGAGAACCACATAAACGACAAGACCCACCACAACGGGCGGCAGCCCCATAAGGGCGTTCAGAACCGCAATCACCAACCGACGCGCCCGAAAGCGCTTTACGGCGACCAAGGCCGCCAATGGGAGGGCAATAAGGCAGGCCACAACCAAAGCTGAGAGCGTGACACGCAACGACCGACCGGCGATTTCAACCAGTTCAGCGTCAAGTGTAGCCACAAGCCAAAAGGCTTGCACGATCCCGCTCCAGATATCGACCATCGCGTGGTGGCCTCCCCCATATTAGGGCGTAGGCCCCATCTTAGCGCACCCTGTCAGGACTATCGCGGGGACGCCAGTGGGAGAGGCTTTGAAAAGTGCAGGTGAGACAGGACAGCCGAACATTTTTGATGGCCTCGGGCCAATCAGGACAGATTGACCCCTGCGTGATTCTGCTGAGCAAGGGTAATGAGGCTCTGATAAAGGGAAATTGCTGTGCCTATTGTCACTGGAGTACCTACAAGATTAGATCAGCATCAAGTATAGTTTTCCTCATTATTTCAGTGTCTTATTAAGGAGCTCGAATTTCCTTCATGAAAATAACAGCAACTA
It includes:
- a CDS encoding substrate-binding domain-containing protein gives rise to the protein MKHWFIGAISALALGSAAQAADVMKMAVTTSFNNSGLADVLLPEIAADLDIDVQLLVVGTGQAIKLGEAGDVDAILVHSRSAEEAFVEGGFGSHRTEIMYNDFVFIGPKEDPAGIATSDAAAGALTAIAETEANFVSRGDDSGTHKKELSLWAEAGLDPATFGDWYNAVGAGMGAALNTASGMPAYVMSDRASWLNFGNKGELALLYAGDPVLFNQYAYLPVNAELHDHVKNDLALRLEEWLVSDRAKSLINDYKINGETLFVFNAKPAE
- a CDS encoding energy-coupling factor ABC transporter ATP-binding protein, with product MTQLFPMHAIAIESRRRGQRLVGPIDLTLGGQGATVVIGPNGAGKTTLLQLLHGTARLSAGQIDWACTTEEARHHQGFVFQRPIMLRRTVLENLIYPLRLRGAPKDKARKAAREWAVRVGLEPLLGRAAPVLSGGEQQKLALARALICKPKLLFLDEPCAALDGRATREIEMILQTAKADGTRLILSTHDLGQARRLADDVLFLVGGRIHEAGRADTFFNQPETEEAQAFLRGDIVE
- a CDS encoding ABC transporter permease, with translation MVDIWSGIVQAFWLVATLDAELVEIAGRSLRVTLSALVVACLIALPLAALVAVKRFRARRLVIAVLNALMGLPPVVVGLVVYVVLSRSGPLGVLGLLFTPSAMIIAQVIIIVPLIASIAHQSIRELWQEYHDLLISMNVTQTQKIRTLLWDSRRALLTAALAGFGRAIGEVGAIMIVGGNIDHATRVLTTAIALETGKGEFALALALGFVLIGLAVAVNLAIHWLGRTEREGSW